One Phycisphaerae bacterium RAS2 DNA window includes the following coding sequences:
- a CDS encoding hypothetical protein (Transcription termination factor Rho), which translates to MQPREQVVEGTLEIAGNGPGYLRDPKRNYTVSPNDPQVPRDLIQRFKLRGGEALSATANRGRKGNGPLTVSFIKEICGQHPGAWAKVLPFEDLPVIHPSEILKFETPGGPMSTRIVDLLAPIGKGQRGLIVAPPRTGKTVLLRQMAEGITANHPEIFLMMLLIDERPEEVTEMKRAVVKAPGGWQHGAPEVVYSSNDHDAKSHGRIAKLMIEKAKRHLEMGEDVLILLDSLTRLGRAFNTLVGNSGRTMTGGLDIRALELPKQMFGSARKIENGGSLTIIASVLVETGSRMDDFIFQEFKGTGNMELVLSRELANLRIWPAMNLSESGTRKEELLLGAEGYEKMSRVRRRLLSQTPQRQMEGMIDELKKFETNEVFLKNLV; encoded by the coding sequence ATGCAGCCAAGAGAGCAAGTCGTCGAAGGCACGTTGGAAATCGCGGGCAACGGACCGGGGTATCTTCGCGACCCGAAACGAAATTACACCGTGTCTCCCAACGACCCGCAGGTGCCGCGCGACCTCATCCAGCGGTTCAAGCTCCGGGGCGGCGAAGCACTCTCCGCGACGGCCAATCGCGGTCGCAAGGGCAACGGCCCGCTGACGGTATCGTTCATCAAGGAAATCTGCGGTCAGCATCCGGGCGCGTGGGCGAAGGTGTTGCCGTTCGAGGACCTGCCCGTCATTCACCCGTCGGAGATTCTCAAGTTTGAAACGCCGGGCGGGCCGATGTCGACGCGCATCGTCGATCTCCTTGCGCCGATCGGCAAGGGCCAGCGCGGGTTGATCGTCGCACCGCCGCGGACGGGCAAGACCGTGCTCCTGCGACAGATGGCCGAGGGCATCACGGCGAATCACCCGGAGATTTTCCTCATGATGCTGCTGATCGACGAGCGGCCGGAGGAAGTGACGGAGATGAAGCGGGCGGTGGTGAAGGCGCCGGGCGGCTGGCAGCATGGCGCGCCGGAGGTGGTCTACTCCAGCAACGACCACGACGCGAAAAGCCACGGACGCATCGCCAAGCTGATGATCGAAAAAGCCAAGCGCCACCTGGAAATGGGCGAGGACGTGCTGATTCTGCTGGATTCGCTCACGCGCCTGGGCCGGGCGTTTAATACACTTGTAGGAAACAGCGGGCGGACCATGACCGGCGGGCTGGACATCCGGGCGCTGGAGTTGCCCAAGCAGATGTTCGGCTCGGCGAGAAAAATCGAGAACGGCGGCAGCCTGACGATCATCGCATCGGTTCTCGTCGAGACGGGCAGCCGAATGGACGATTTCATCTTCCAGGAGTTCAAGGGCACCGGCAACATGGAACTGGTGTTAAGCCGCGAGTTGGCCAACCTGCGCATCTGGCCGGCTATGAATCTATCCGAAAGCGGCACACGGAAGGAAGAACTGCTGCTGGGCGCCGAAGGCTACGAGAAGATGTCCCGCGTCCGTCGCCGACTGCTCTCCCAGACGCCGCAACGGCAGATGGAAGGCATGATTGACGAGTTGAAGAAGTTCGAGACGAACGAGGTCTTTTTGAAGAACCTGGTGTGA
- a CDS encoding putative permease YjgP/YjgQ family protein — protein sequence MRTLHTYFGRELLKAFLMTAVALTILMVMGGGVANIFRGEGIGAEEMAKVFAFLTPVAVTLILPVAALFSATITYGRASADNEVLAARAAGINVHRLLLSAGLLGVFVTLFTLVSWNFMIPGLSAAIERITRKDLPAIVLNQFQKAKPLAFGKYRIMANGFERLDPQQMIAALSTQPAASAPSISSDGADAIPGSDAPIPIQAHHTYLRLIGVSFLEIEDQEVMRYGTADDTIIDFDPGTDESPSPKITVDLQGVRTFDATRRQYYELRHQILGPIEVALPIKRKTKFEDLLTLMKFVENPAVIPEVQDRLWGLAREMMMLFLAREIDASLSAGKPFALVGSEKSKVSMELTAESWRINPDDGRPEVKKVKLIEQVGKDRRILRADEAVIELKSSFKRDRPMVIVTLNGNVEIQDDPPTPGGRIVRRPKETLAPVEYMDQPGLAARWASFKLEDMLEPDAGIGLPGRQSKLHEKVFKRMQEYQSEIRGEIHFRMSYSFSAIAIVLLGAVLGIIVRNGQVLTAFGISCVPMAFVVVASIIGRNLADRPQYGWLSILVMWSSTVFMFGAVGFFATKVLRR from the coding sequence CGTACCCTTCACACCTACTTCGGCCGAGAACTCCTCAAAGCCTTCCTCATGACCGCGGTCGCGCTGACCATTCTCATGGTCATGGGTGGCGGCGTCGCCAACATCTTCCGGGGAGAGGGCATCGGCGCCGAAGAAATGGCCAAAGTCTTCGCCTTCCTCACGCCCGTCGCGGTGACGCTTATTCTTCCCGTCGCCGCCCTGTTTTCCGCCACCATCACCTACGGCCGCGCATCCGCCGATAACGAAGTCCTTGCCGCCCGCGCCGCCGGCATCAACGTCCACCGATTGCTGCTCTCCGCCGGACTGCTCGGGGTCTTTGTCACGCTCTTCACGCTCGTTTCGTGGAACTTCATGATCCCGGGCCTGTCGGCCGCCATTGAGCGAATCACACGCAAGGACCTGCCCGCGATCGTCCTGAATCAATTCCAGAAGGCCAAGCCGTTGGCGTTCGGGAAATATCGAATCATGGCCAATGGATTCGAGCGACTGGATCCCCAGCAGATGATCGCCGCCCTTTCCACCCAACCCGCAGCCAGCGCTCCATCGATCTCATCAGACGGGGCCGACGCCATCCCCGGCTCCGACGCCCCCATTCCGATTCAGGCGCACCACACCTATCTGCGACTGATCGGCGTCTCGTTCCTCGAAATCGAAGACCAGGAAGTGATGCGATACGGCACGGCGGACGACACGATCATCGACTTCGACCCCGGCACGGATGAAAGCCCGTCGCCCAAGATCACCGTGGACCTGCAGGGCGTGCGCACGTTCGACGCCACGCGACGTCAATATTACGAGCTTCGCCACCAGATTCTCGGCCCGATCGAGGTCGCCCTGCCGATCAAGCGGAAAACCAAGTTTGAAGACCTGCTGACGCTCATGAAGTTCGTGGAGAACCCGGCCGTGATCCCCGAGGTGCAGGATCGGCTGTGGGGCCTGGCCCGCGAGATGATGATGTTGTTCCTTGCGCGAGAGATCGATGCGTCCCTCTCGGCGGGAAAGCCCTTCGCCCTTGTCGGCTCAGAAAAGTCAAAAGTCTCGATGGAACTGACCGCCGAGTCCTGGCGCATCAACCCCGATGACGGCCGGCCCGAAGTAAAAAAGGTGAAGCTGATTGAGCAAGTCGGAAAAGACCGGCGCATCCTCCGCGCCGACGAAGCAGTCATCGAACTGAAAAGCTCGTTCAAGCGCGATCGGCCGATGGTGATCGTGACGCTCAACGGAAACGTGGAGATTCAGGACGACCCTCCGACGCCCGGCGGGCGCATCGTGCGACGGCCGAAGGAAACACTCGCGCCGGTCGAATACATGGATCAGCCCGGTCTCGCGGCGCGCTGGGCGAGTTTCAAGCTCGAAGACATGCTCGAACCCGACGCGGGCATCGGGCTGCCGGGGCGCCAGTCGAAGCTGCACGAAAAGGTTTTCAAACGCATGCAGGAGTATCAATCCGAGATCCGCGGCGAGATTCACTTCCGCATGTCGTACTCGTTCAGCGCGATCGCGATTGTCCTGCTTGGCGCGGTGCTGGGGATCATCGTCCGAAATGGGCAGGTACTCACCGCGTTCGGGATCAGTTGCGTGCCGATGGCTTTTGTTGTTGTCGCGTCGATCATCGGACGAAACCTCGCGGATCGGCCGCAATACGGCTGGTTAAGCATCCTGGTGATGTGGTCGAGCACGGTGTTCATGTTTGGCGCGGTGGGGTTCTTCGCGACCAAAGTGCTGCGACGGTAA